A window of Tursiops truncatus isolate mTurTru1 chromosome 8, mTurTru1.mat.Y, whole genome shotgun sequence contains these coding sequences:
- the DPP3 gene encoding dipeptidyl peptidase 3 isoform X5 encodes MGNYKSFGDTKFVPNLPKEKLERVILGSKAAEQHPEEVGGLWQTCGELMFSLESRLRHLGLGKEGITTYFSGNCTMEDAKLAQDFLDSQNLSAYNTRLFKEVGQDGKPCYEVRLASVLSTEPILDSEMNSKLKSYEFQGSNFRVTRGDYAPILQKVVEHLEKAKAYAATSHQEQMLAQYIESFTHGSIEAHKKGSRFWIQDKAPIVESYIGFIESYRDPFGSRGEFEGFVAMVNKAMSAKFERLVASAEQLLKELPWPPAFEKDKFLTPDFTSLDVLTFAGSGIPAGINIPNYDDLRQTEGFKNVSLGNVLAVAYATQREKLTFLEEEDKDLYIRWKGPSFDVQVGLHELLGHGSGKLFVQDEKGTFNFDQETVINPETGEQIQSWYRSGETWDSKFSTIASSYEECRAESVGLYLCLNPQVLEIFGFEGADAEDVVYVNWLNMVRAGLLALEFYTPEASSWRQAHMQARFVILRVLLEAGEGLVTVTPTTGSDGRPDAQVHLDRNKIRTVGKPALERFLRRLQVLKSTGDVAGGRALYEGYAAVTDAPPECFLSLRDTVLLRKEARKLIVQPNTRLEGSEVQLLEYEASAAGLIRSFSERFPEDGPELEEILTQLATADARFWKCPSETPSGQA; translated from the exons ATGGGCAACTACAAGTCCTTTGGTGACACCAAGTTTGTTCCCAACCTGCCCAAG GAGAAGCTGGAACGTGTGATCCTGGGTAGTAAGGCTGCGGAGCAGCACCCGGAGGAAGTCGGGGGCCTCTGGCAGACCTGCGGGGAGCTCATGTTCTCTCTGGAATCGAGGCTTCGACACCTcgggctggggaaggag GGAATCACCACCTATTTCTCTGGGAACTGTACCATGGAAGATGCCAAACTAGCCCAAGACTTTCTGGACTCACAG AACCTCAGTGCCTACAACACACGGCTCTTCAAGGAGGTCGGCCAGGATGGGAAGCCCTGCTACGAGGTGCGGTTGGCTTCTGTGCTGAGCACAG AGCCTATTCTGGACTCCGAAATGAATTCCAAGCTGAAGAGCTATGAATTCCAGGGAAGCAATTTCCGGGTGACCCGGGGAGACTATGCACCCATCCTCCAGAAGGTAGTGGAGCACCTGGAGAAAGCCAAG GCCTATGCAGCCACCAGCCACCAGGAGCAGATGCTGGCCCAGTACATAGAAAGCTTCACCCACGGCTCTATCGAGGCCCACAAGAAGGGCTCTCGCTTCTGGATCCAGGACAAAGCCCCCATCGTGGAGAG TTACATCGGGTTCATCGAGAGCTACCGAGACCCCTTTGGCTCCCGCGGAGAGTTTGAAG GCTTCGTGGCCATGGTGAACAAGGCCATGAGTGCCAAGTTTGAGCGGCTAGTGGCAAGTGCGGAGCAGCTGTTGAAGGAGCTTCCCTGGCCCCCAGCCTTCGAGAAGGACAAGTTCCTCACCCCCGACTTCACCTCCCTGGATGTTCTCACCTTCGCCGGCTCCGGCATCCCTGCCGGCATCAACATCCCCAACT ATGACGACCTAAGGCAGACGGAAGGCTTTAAGAACGTGTCGCTGGGGAACGTGCTGGCCGTGGCCTATGCCACACAGCGGGAGAAGCTcaccttcctggaggaggaggacaaG GACCTGTACATCCGCTGGAAGGGACCCTCCTTTGACGTGCAGGTGGGGCTGCACGAGCTGTTGGGCCATGGCAGCGGCAAGCTCTTTGTGCAG GATGAGAAAGGAACATTCAACTTTGACCAGGAGACAGTGATCAACCCAGAGACAGGGGAGCAG ATTCAGAGCTGGTACCGGAGCGGGGAGACCTGGGACAGCAAGTTCAGCACTATTGCCTCCAGCTATGAAGAGTGCCGGGCAGAGAGCGTGGGCCTCTACCTCTGCCTCAACCCCCAAGTGCTGGA gatcTTTGGCTTTGAGGGGGCAGATGCAGAAGATGTGGTCTACGTGAACTGGCTCAACATGGTTCGGGCCGGGCTGCTTGCTCTGGAGTTCTACACCCCTGAGGCCTCCAGCTGGAGACAG GCCCACATGCAGGCCCGGTTTGTGATCCTGAGGGTCTTGCTGGAGGCCGGCGAGGGACTTGTTACCGTCACTCCCACCACAGGCTCCGATGGGCGCCCAGATGCCCAGGTCCACCTTGACCGCAACAAGATCCGGACCGTGGGCAAGCCCGCCCTGGAGAGGTTCCTGCGGAGACTCCAG GTGCTGAAGTCCACAGGGGACGTGGCTGGAGGCCGGGCCCTGTATGAGGGGTATGCGGCGGTCACCGATGCACCCCCCGAGTGCTTCCTCTCCCTCAGGGACACAGTGCTGCTCCGTAAGGAAGCCCGGAAGCTCATCGTTCAGCCCAACACTCGCCTCGAAG GCTCAGAAGTACAGCTTCTTGAGTATGAGGCCTCAGCTGCTGGCCTCATCCGATCCTTCTCTGAGCGCTTCCCAGAGGATGGGCCCGAGTTGGAGGAGATCCTCACCCAGCTGGCCACAGCTGATGCCCGGTTCTGGAAGTGCCCCAGTGAAACCCCATCTGGCCAGGCTTGA